The following is a genomic window from Aeromonas sp. FDAARGOS 1405.
GCTCGGCAACAAGGCCGGTGCCGAACCCCTCAATGCCTTGCAACAGGCACAAGTTTCCGGCCGTTTCCAGCTCACCTATTTCGGTGAGAGCAGCGGCAAGATGAATGACTCAGATCCTTCCATCAACCGCGATGGCTACGACCCGCGCTCTCGTGGCTGGTATCAGGAGGCGATGAGCAAAGGTGGCCTGATTGTCACCAAACCCTATCTCGATGTGGCTTACAACATCATGGTGGTGACCCTGGCCCAGCCGGTTTCTGGCGGGGTCGTCGGTGGTGACCTCTCCATCGCCTCGCTGGTGGAAGACGTGACCAAGATGCAGCTGCCTGCCGACGGTTTCGCCATCATGATGCACAAGGATGGCACCATCATCGCTTACAAGGATGCCGCCAAGGCGATGAAACCGGCCAGCGAGATCGACAACGATCTGACCAATGCGCTGATCGAGCAGAGCAAGTCGAGCAAAGAGCTGGTGCCAGCTTATTTTGACAACGAAGGTCGAGACAAGCTGCTGTGGGCGGCCGATATCCCCGACACGGATTGGGAACTGGTACTGGTGCTGGACAAGGCCGCGCTGGAAGCGCCGCTCTCCTCCCTGCTGATGACCCAGCTGGGGATGGCGCTGCTGGTGCTGGTGGGTAGCATCCTCGCTATCTCCTGGCTGGTCAGCATGCTGCTTGGCCCGCTCACCAAGGTATCCCAAGCGCTGGCACGCATTGCCGATGGTAACGGCGATCTGACCCAGCGCATCAAGATCGACGCCAACGACGAAGTGGGCCAACTGGCCAACAGCTTCAACCGTTTCGTCGGCAGCCAGCATCAGCTGATCGGCAATATCCGTCAGCTGGCCAACGAGCTGAACGCCGATGCCGAGCGCAGTCTGGTGACCAACCAGGCCGCGGTGGACGAGCTGCAGCGTCAGCAGCAGGAGGTGACCATGGTCGCCACGGCGGTCACCGAGATGGCGAGCGCCACCATGGAGATCGCCGGCAACGCCGAGAACACCGCCGC
Proteins encoded in this region:
- a CDS encoding methyl-accepting chemotaxis protein — translated: MKNLSLKQKILLSVVIALSLVILLLSWQSYSSQKSLLLQGSQEQLQRLGTQQAERVSDWLAARRDVIQALGNKAGAEPLNALQQAQVSGRFQLTYFGESSGKMNDSDPSINRDGYDPRSRGWYQEAMSKGGLIVTKPYLDVAYNIMVVTLAQPVSGGVVGGDLSIASLVEDVTKMQLPADGFAIMMHKDGTIIAYKDAAKAMKPASEIDNDLTNALIEQSKSSKELVPAYFDNEGRDKLLWAADIPDTDWELVLVLDKAALEAPLSSLLMTQLGMALLVLVGSILAISWLVSMLLGPLTKVSQALARIADGNGDLTQRIKIDANDEVGQLANSFNRFVGSQHQLIGNIRQLANELNADAERSLVTNQAAVDELQRQQQEVTMVATAVTEMASATMEIAGNAENTAAAAQQSAQSSEQGKMLVNKTRQSINGLAEEVGQATEVIGELSRHAQAITSILSTIQGIAEQTNLLALNAAIEAARAGEQGRGFAVVADEVRVLSRRTQDSTQQIQSTIETLQQTTARAVSLMQTSQSLADNSVQDADAAAAALEEITQAVSLISDMAGQIATAAEEQTQVTGEITQNTTAIKDVSDEITAAAMRDLDQAQSLKGRATDLNQQVSTFIL